From the Engraulis encrasicolus isolate BLACKSEA-1 chromosome 18, IST_EnEncr_1.0, whole genome shotgun sequence genome, the window TCTAGGTTTGAGTCGCAGCTGAGAAACGCTACATTCTGTTACTACAGATGAAATGTTAAAAGgtacgctgtgtaatatttttaagcagtttctttccagaattcattcaggccattcacaaatgtaacctttttcagaatacttaccaccatcaaattctgagtattcattatgactgggaaaattacacttttcatgaaaacatgaaaggagtccattgtccaccatcttgaatttagttgcataatgtactgtattttggtcatactagtaaatattggtacatactagtaaatacttggtaaaattcttgaaaattcaaaagtcaaaatggacaataggtagcacagttgcaatgagcagcataggtgcaatacctgctctgatcaccatcctacacagtggacctttaacagTATAATGTGGTCATTTAGTTCTAGGACCAGTGGTTCTGAGTGGTTCTTCATAGTGTTCAAAGGCAGTGCTGAAGAAGTTGGATTGGCTGCTTGGATTATTCgagcttgtgtaacggaggccaactagcagagtgtggcgtggaaggatagtaaacctccctcccgaagcctcatacagtaccagcagcgctGAGCTATGGGACTGGtcatttagctcagcggtatcgtgctgtgcctcccatacccgaaccgatgcgttgactaggtgGTGGCAAGTTCAAGATCTAAGGGGGACAGACTGTGTggaaacacctcagttacacttggCTCTAAGAACACAGTTCAAGTAACAGGCTGAGCTGTCAAGTTGATGACTATGACTGGGGTCTTCATTGGGATGTGTTCTTCTGGAGACacctgcaaaacaaaataaatatacatgCATGGGCATGAGTAAATATATGACGGTGCATATggccatataaaaaaaaacaacaacattaacaacaactacaaaacacaacacagcagaatcAGCAGTCCTCAGCAAGAGCATTCCATCATTAAACAGGAATGCTAAAATTATGATTACAAACTGTGAGAGATAGTAATACTATTAGTATCTACTATCAGTAATACTATTAGTATCAGCTCTAATTTAAGAGTGAACACCTTAGTTTCATCTCTTAATTTCAATCAGGCTCATCAAAACTTGTGTACGGCTTGTGGAGGGTACATGAGTCCAGATTCAGGAATTTGAAATTGCATCATTGAGGAGTTGAAGATATTTCCTCAGCACCTCAAACAGTGGTGGTCAAATGCTAACATACTGTGCACTGGCCCCTTATGAAACATACTAAGTTTCATGTAAAAGGGCGACCATAAAAATGTCACATAAGATGTAGTGTCAATACTTGGGCAAACATCATGTTAGTAGTGTTTTTTCCAATTTAGACAGAAGGTTAGTTTAGACAgaagcatacagtatgttacccCAGTGATTTGGCTGACATTCATGACATTGAATCGTCTAACCACAAAGAAATGAGTGGAATGCCCTGTAACgccaacacacaatacattccaACAACATTCCCACAATTGCTGCGTACCTGAGACCTTAGACTTTGGTAGGCTCCAGGTCAAGCAATGTATGGGGCCActcttcctctcaatcacattatTCCTCTGGTtgcacctgaaaacaacacagataGAAGTGTACATCAGTTATTGTGATAGCACCAGTAGGTGTGGATGAAGAAAGGTGTAGATGAAGAAAGCAGCGCACCACTACATTAAATCTGCACATCAAAGACCTGCCCAAAATACCAAAACTACTTACTGTGAACTTGCTTTTTGATTATGAAACTAGGAGGCTAAAGAAAGACAGCAACATGCAGAAATGCATCTTTGCCACTTTTCACAGAAACGCAACCAATCAGAGTTCAAAGACATTTTAACCAACAAatgtccatgacttttccatgacttgggCACAAGTTCCCATGACTAAACATAACATCTAAAAGTGTTTCTACCAGTTCAGCCACCCATTGAGGTCAAGCCTTTTGTTAATTGTAACTATTTGATTTGTAAGCTTAATCCTGCCATCTGGTGGACTAAATGTGCAGCTGCAAAGTCTACATCAGTCACAATCTCAAGCACTGGAGCCTAGCACATTTTTTGTCTGTATATGAAATGTGTTTAACTACATGTAAAAGTGTcactgtgaaattacaaaaacatgCATAATGACACATTGAATGATTATATAAATGGATATTATTCctccttcattttttttgtttgatcaATACAAATTTTCATTATTGGTCCAGGAGATATGAAATCTTACTTAAAAAGGACTGTCTGTGTATTAACGCACTGGGAGCACACACGATGGACcacagtctgcctgtctctcctccacagcatTCCCCATCAGAGCAGTCCTCCAGGACAAACTTGTTACATTTTGCTGCTGAAACAGAAGAATGAACCATAGCAAGAATAGAAGGTGAATAGCCTACCACAACATATCcgtcacaaatagaccaagcactacatcagcgattccagcgacggaagtaattgactttgcattgagtcgcccaacaaaagtgattcgggcaactagaggcaattcgcgcgacttgagcgacagtttgtagttttacttattattcaaattagctatgatgtggtattgcaacagtcgccacagccaattggaatgttggactgcttgcattctgcttttaacggacatacttctatcactcttgctgcacagtccagcgattctctgttgcttgatCTTGTCGCCACCGGTGTATTCGCCTggtaatgcactgtacttctgACAGAAACACAACCAATAGATATTAAATCTTACTTTGAACAGACTGCACATTAACCAATGCAATGGAAATACACATCACTGACTTAAGTCTACTAACCCCCTCAGCAATTGTATTAATGATATCAATACAAGTGATTTTCAAGATGAGACCATTTCCATACAAGGTTGCAGGGGGTAGATATTTTTAAGGGAAGACTATTTGCATAAACTCTAACCCCTCTTTTATCCAGCTCATCTACTATTCACCATCGTAAGGAAGAGGTATCATAGTGTCCTCTCAGCCAATATGATGATGCTCGTCTatgctgtcattgtcatttttacaGTATTAATGTGCCTCTTTGGTTTTGCTAGGCCCCTCCTAGTCTTCCCTCTCTTTCGTTCATTGGTTTTGTGAACATACAAAGGACATGCCTAAAAACTGCATTTATAATATTGATAATTATATCCTAATGTCACCAGATAGAATGAGATCTGATAAAGAGGGATTGAGATTTGTGTTGTacttcagttaaaaaaaacacagcatatgAATTAAATGAAACTACTACTTACCCATCAACAGTTTCACTCCACTGAATATTTTGGACCTCAGGGAAAACTGGAGACGTAAAACTGTAAAGTAAGATTTAGACCAAAAGAAATAGTAAGTCTCTTAAATGTGCAACAGAAAAACCACACACAACTTCAGTTAGATAATGCATACAAACAGCCATATGAAGACAATGTTGTCATATTCTGTGGAGAGGATGGAAAATATAACATGCATTAAATCAACGAGAAGATTGTGCTTAGAAGAGACAATTAGGTTGGTGTGACTTAATAGCTCATCTTATTTCTGTTCAGATCTCCTTTTTCAGATATTTTCAACGGCACTTTGACTTTGCACACAAAATGCACATTAATACTGATTAGTTAGTGATGCAAAATGAGCTAATGTCGAATTTGGAAAAGCCAGAGACCTTGGAAAGGGAGAACAATCATACAACACCTTTGGTAAAGCTAGGCTAACTTAGTTGCACCACACTGAACTTGCAGCTAATTTTGATGTTACATGCAAACCAGAGGTGGATGTGGCTGAGATGGCACGCATATAAACAATCACGTTAATAaattatggactaaacaaactgtTAACATCACAAATCACGCGAGTAATACAATACGGGTGTAGAAGCAGCTAGCTCGTAAAACCAAGTTAGCTTAACAAATGAAGTGGGAATTGTGTGATAAACAAATTGCATGATCATCCCGATGTGCCGCTGTGTCAAGCATTCAAATAGGGTAGATGATAAATATCTAATTTATCAGATTAACTTACCAATTGATGAATAAAGCTCAGCCAAACCACATCAGACTGCAGGCAGTACAATCAAATCCACAATCCAATGCATGGAGGTCGCGATGAAATGACATCATCATAAACAGTGGGGGTACATCAGGGTTATTTACaatgaatatttcaaaaaccttacTGGTTGAATGGTTTTCAGCCACAAAAGTCTTCTGGACAAATACTACAAATGCTCTCGTATAGGATAAAACAGCTTctgttattttattaatatcctagcaaaacagacttttgtctaggaactaaaatgtgactaaaatagccCATAAGCTCAGTATTTTGTTGTGGGGATTTAATTATGAAGTTGCAATACGCGGTTATGTGGAGCAACATGAATAACGGCTTATTTTTCAgtaaattaggctacaaagatgtCAGGGGGGCTCCAGACAGCAGAGtggccactgcgcatgtgtgacataaaagagaatgCGTCCTTATATTGACGCAATTTTGAGtttggtttgcgtgataaatgagacgcaatCCTTCGAGATCAGGCTCCTGAGTAGTAGAAGGTTAAGTCAACCTTGAAAACAGAAGCGTTCATTTTCATGTTGTGTGGGTAATCTATTATTGGAGTTACCAGTTTGTGTAGGTTACCTTAGCCAGATTTATGACTTAATCATGTTCTTGGTATATGCTACCCCCAGCATTGTATGCAAACCAGTTGCCTTCTTGAAATATCAGCATCAAGAGCTGCCATAAAAGTCACATATTCGCCTTAGTGTGGTGATCATTCTTACAGCAGTTAGCCTACATTGTAATAGAGCAAGCTAGTCTACTTCATTTTGCAGAGGCCTATTATTACATTCTGGGCCTATGTTTAGTATATGGTTCAGAATAACCTATGCGATTGGTGTGTAGGCTAATTGTGaaacaatagagctcttcagcgttgacgtcaacttgtatgcggcgtttggactaccggttccctggcgattttttacattgcaaaacgccatagagattcaggtttggcaaaaatataagttgcacggcaacaacgaacattagcgtgtccccgcatccctttctcattagtggaatggatcgtatcatcatgttggtgtattcacatgttaaatcatgacgattataattcaatattgctaacccctttctgatcattaaaacttccgaactacatactttcctttggttgccatgggtacaaccttccgcacgtacatgccgttagatacaggcgccatttctgtagtcgccaaaagcttccgggtttagcatatggacgcaacatcgtatttatgtcgaagtttgacacaaaatgatcaaccatgtcatacctacagcctatttttaacaccctcgacagtttgcgggggttcgctaagcgcgtgcttgcactcggagcttatttgaaatttacccctattcattcccaatggaggccggaagccgataggaaccaggacgtccttaaatgctaacatgaaagactacaatctactacatgcttcctcttccgctgaagaactctataggccagtggttccaaACCTTGCAGGCCTTATATGGCAGTCTTATGGCAGATTGTAAAtggtgtttcaaagagaatattgaatagttatattaattagtaatatttatcgGTATTTTTTTACACTTTCagacgaccccatttgaattccaggtgacTCCAAATGGGGTACCGACCCAAACACtgcaataggcctataacaaCATGAACAGTTGTGCTTTGAATGAGGAGGTGCTTTGCATGATAACTGTTAATTAGTCACTACGAATCTGAATTTAAACGCGATTAATGTGTTTAGGAAGTAGGCTAGGCTGTGGTGATTTGGTTGATAAATGTTGTGTTCTGATTCATAAGGTCATAAAAGAGTAGGCTCAGAGAGAAAAGAGCAAGACTTTGTAGCAGCACGGGCGCGTCACGTGACTACCTtcctgaaggaaaaaaaatctccaaCATTATTTCCAAGCACCATGAACTCCTGTGGGCACTGGGCAGCCTTCGTGAACTTTGTCCTGCAGAGCGAGAATGTCAGGCTACATTGTAGTACCCGAGGAAGAGgccatatagcctacatttcacaAGTGCTGCACTGCAGTCTGCAGCAATAGGCTACACAATGCAACCAAACAAAATGCGGAAAAGGTCTGGCCGAGGACAAAAAGCGAGTAAAGTTGTTTCAGCAACAAGTCATGACGTCTCGACAGAGAGGTAGCCTACATTTTTAATCATCTACGTTCGCAGCGATGGCACCCAGTGTTCTTTTCGATGTTAAAGTTTATCAAATTAAATGCAAACTAGCCTAATCCATGAACCGTATCACGGTGTTGTTTTGTGTAATGATCTAAAGGCAGCCCTCCTGGTTCGGACGGTGTGCCAGGATTTTCGCCAAGCTGGTGGGGGCTCTCTGTGTTTTTTACTACTTCATGGTACCTGTTGCAGTGAGACTTTACCCTGGCGTCTTGTCTCACCCATCGCTCTCGTACGTCGGTGAGTGATATTTTGTAACCTGTCGTCGTCCTTGCAGAATGAGATGGGGCTATCGTTCGCCCACGTCCAGTGCACCTTGCTGCCCTACAAAACCCAAACGCATGATCAGCAAAATGGCCAACTGAGAGAAAGGCCATTATATTGTTACGTCAAACTAAAGAATTAAACAGTTCAATCATGTCTTTTGAGGGCTCCAGGTAGGCTTAGACCTATCTATTGAATTTTAATGACAATTGTCACTGAGGCAGCCAACTGAGGGTTGCCAACTCCCTGATCCTGAAAAGAGGGACATTTGTCGgagggggggtctgggggccctcccccagaaaaaattgtgttttttagatgcaatttcctgcattttaatgtattgAAAAGGTTTTTTCAACCTACCCATGACAGAAATCATGATGGTTTCTTATCCAGACCGCAATCTTACTAATTTCAGGATTTTGTGAAATTAATTATTGTAAAATGGTATTGTGTTTATAGTTTTAGGCCTGAACCAACTGCTTGAATACACTTCACCACTACCAAAACATCTCTGCTACTACCGTCTCCCATAGCAACACACACGTAAATTGGCGTAGCCAATCAGCTGCCTGATCAGAATGTCATCAAATGCCAGCTGCTCTGATCATTggacaaaatgtaaacatttttattttggtgcacagtaGGTTGCCTATCAAAATTTCTAAATCAGAATGCGTCACATATCACCAGTATATCATTGGACGAAATGCTTCATAAGCATTccgtaaaaaacaaaacaaaaaaaaaaacaaaacgtcaAGACTCATTGAAATGCGGGACGGGAGCCGTTCTTCACGGGGCAAATAAAATACACCTAAAATTCGGTACGTCCCGGACAAatcgggacggttggcaaccctcaCTGAGGCTACATGATTGAACTGTGTAGGCCTAACCTTTTGCAAAACCATACCCCAGAGTGAAAGGTGGGTCAACTGAACTGACTATGTATTATCCCGTATTGCCCGACTATGAAACTTTTGCCATTATTAGGGAggagtaaatgtgtaaaattatataaaaaaaagttaaattatGTTTTACCACCAAATGTATAATTTACTAAAGGGTAgggaatttgtttttgtttttttatgaagAGCTACCCTATCTTGCAGTCCATTCACCAAAATTGGCAAATGTAGCCTTTAACCAAAGATGATGCTGAAACATGCAAACTGCCCTATCTGCCATAACATACAGTTACTGCACTCTGTTTGGTTTTGGAGTCCACtttttaaaagtaaaagtattcttTTAAGTAATAGAAAGTGCAAATCTCGAATTACCCATATGAAAAGAGCAGATACTGCACTTTTGAAATGtgtataaatgaataaataaataaaaatgcaaaTAGCGTattggctttgtagggcagcatacttaatattgtgttatattatattaatacagtttttctgacacccacccccagccccatacCTCACCGATGTCAGCCGACCATTGGATTTCGCCCTCAACCACACAATTAACTTTCGCCTGTCTCCTGAGAAGGGGATATCACTGGGAGTATGGTAGGTATGCAGGGCAAACAAAAAGGTCTGCGTCTGCGCCTTGACTTTGAACCATGTAGCGTTTGGTGCATCTGCTCACAAAAAAGTTAGAACAGGtaaaaagtaacaaaaatgaGACATACTTAAGTCAAAAGTAACAACTAAGTCTGAGGATCTAAACTGGAGCAAAAAACGTTTCAGGCCTTGAAAATCGGTTAGGCCCGACATGTCCGTTGCCCCAGATTAGATCCTCAGATTTTGTTGTTACTTTTGGGCATTTATAACATTTTTTGatacaagccttgtgtgcgcctcaatCAGGTATGCAGGGCATACAGGCTAATAATGAACACGTTTGGCACAAGGAGGGTAGTAGGCTACTAGAAGCCTATGAGCCACTCGGGCTGTTGAGCGGTCATTGTTTATTTCACCCACACTAAGGCAAAGAAGTTAGAGTTGAGATAAGAAGTTGATGAATACTTGAGATTGAGAATAAGGGTAAACAGAGGAGATTCCCTCTGTTGTTTCTTCTGAGGTGTTGTTCAATGAATTATCACAGCTCCACCTCCTTTGTCTTAGTGTTGCTCAACTTTGccttaggtaggcctatgtattgtatTTTTAGCACCTCTTGCTTCTACTTAGGTAGCCTTAGGAGAAGTATTCCAGAAACAATTGATCACAGAGCGATAGTAATATGAGAAGCTGAAATATACCTCAAGAGACAAGAATGAACTGCAGTTGAGCAACACCACTTTCCTGTGGGTGAAACCACTTGCCAATATTCCCCTTTGCTGAAATGTGAGGTTATGGTCACATAGCCTAATTCAAGATTTCTGTCTGAATTTATTGTCAAGGAAAATCCAATCCAAAGTTCCTTGATGAAGGTCACCAGACCAAATTGCAAATAAACTTCAAATGAAGACAGTGTGCAGGGATTTTTAGCTTCTTACCGTACATTAATTCTGGGGCTCTCATTCGACACATCTGAcctaaggaggtgtgcaagaagacATAAGAAAAGAAACTCcatatcactttttttctttttcttattttctttatcATTACTAGGCTCACAGTTCAAGACAGCTTGTCGCAGGAGGCACAGGGTAAGGACTTGGAATGGTACCAGCAGACCATAGGCAATGGAGCACCAGTATTCATCTATCTGCATGGAAATACAGGCAACAGGTGGGATTTTGTTTTCTTTGCACTGTATGCATTGGTGTTAAACGAAATAGTTGCGCTGAAAAATGTGCCCTTAATTGAAATGCCTTGTGTTCTTCAAGTGCAAGTGGGAAGTAGAAGGTTcatggtaaaaaaacaaaaaacaaaaaaacaaacaaagaacagaTTTTGTTTGGTAATGTTAACCATTTGAAATGTTTTATTGTTATAATGTATTGCTGTCCATGGTTTCAACAAAACATCTTTAAAAAGATGATGTGAAGTGCATGTTTGCTCGTAATAGAGTGATGAAATATTCCTGCACTATTCCTCAATGCTGTATATTCACTAACTTGAGGGCATTTGGTTTGGTTTGTTAAATGTTGTGACGTATCCTATAgcgcaggggtggagaaccttttccattccaggggccacttcaaattcacccgtattatgaacataaaccaggatttcccccggcactttcggcctatattgaaggcagccacctttaaaacagaccccaccttctctaggtcccctgaatataacttaattgtattgcaaatgtattttctaagtttcctttacaaaatgtgtcacatttcatgtgaagctgcataacattaaaactatatcggggccAGATGAAActgcctcaagggctgcaaacggctcacgagacataggttccccacccctgctatagcgTTATGTTGTAATATACTGATTATTGTGGTGATTGTATTGGAATATCCACTGTATTGTTAGTGATGAATTGGAGATAgtcctgtactgtattgtattgcgaGGTACTTTGTGATTCCCTGTGGCTGACACTAGCCATTTGTGTGTCTTCTGTGCTGTTGACAGAGGTGCGAAACACAGAGTTGGAGTTGTGAATGTAagtatagaaaaaaaaacagtgatacTTTTAGCTTTAACCCAGTAAAAGCTAAACACAGCCcccgttataaattagctgttaccagaacggcaatgaccaaaTTGTAACGAATTATCAACTTTTTAGTGACTATTAAAGCGTCCCACTGGCGGAATCACGTTAAGAAGCTACAACACCAACTAACATGCTGACGACAAGTTTTCTGTATGATCGCAGGTTCTGAGTGCCGCTGGCTTTCATGTTTTGGCCGCAGACTATAGAGGTATATTATAGTAAATCaagcaacactgattcatttgtAGACAATGTATTATGCTGCTGCATGTTTTGTATGCTATGAACACCACTTGTGTTTGTGATTTTGAGCCATATTCATTAGCAGACTGTAGCCAAATTCATGTTTACTTTCGAGGCAGTTTCTAGATGATTGGGTCCCATCCTATTCACAAAACTGAATCTCACATggtcccatttttggagttttctGGTTTCAACTGAAATACTGTCAGTATGCAAATATTGTCAACAAGCTACAGAATATTCCGTTTTCGTGTGTGGAACATCATTCTCCAACAGGAATATTCGTGGAACACAGCTGCATTCAGAATAAAGAAGGAGTTTATGACTCAAGTGCAAATCAGATACTGCCACCATTTTATTTAAACATATTCCCTGCATGTCAGTGCGATCATCCTCAACCATTTGATCCTGATGTGCTATTACTAAGCATGTATAGAAAGGCACAATTGATTTATATTTGAGAGATTTACTGACCTGTATGTTGTGTGAGCTGTAGTGCATATACAGTGATGACTAACAGCGCTGACCTCTGCACAGGGTTTGGGGATTCCACAGGTGAACCCACTGAGGCAGGCCTGACCACTGACGCCGTCCACCTGTACCAGTGGGTAAAAGCACACAGTGGGAATAGCCTTGTCATCATGTGGGGCCACTCACTGGGAACAGGGTAGGTGATAATACAGTGGCTGACCTGATGATGCATTGTCAGCTATCAAGCAGAGCATCTGTACAGattctgttttttgtttattggatTTTCCCACCTGTAAGTCTCTACTTTTTTCTCATTCTTTGAACCCTGTGACTTATacccaggggtgaaagtagtgttcatgtcttaccggtgctatTCCATTAAATTATAATTAAATTACATTATCTCTTCTTGACTATTTCAGGTAACTTGAGCTATTCTCTTCATAGGACGCGTGTTTCAAATGGCagtgtatattgtatattttctTCTTAAATAGCACACCTTAGTTTTTTTCCAGTATGGGTTTTTGGCctgcattaaacctattctcttaccggtagaGCGCACTGGCCGTAAATGTTGTACAGGCGCTGCACacctgtctactttcaccactgctTATATGATTACGTGTGATGAGCACAAAGTGAAGGGGATTAGCTCTAGAGTTCAGCTCCAGAGTTGTGTAAATATCCCACGTGGGTGCGGCCAGAGAAGGTCTAAGCAATGAGAAGGGTCACTGCCATTGGTTCCCACTGTACGCCTCAAAAACATGCAGTTCCATCTATGGTGACTGTGGGAAAGTGATGACTGGGAAACATGAATGGCAGTCAATGGGGGCTACATGTTGTACTACTTTTAATCCAGTTTCCAGTCATCAACCTCATACCGTAAATTCAAATGTACTGTTAAGaactatatatattatattatatatattatatatatgtattatatattataagAGGAGGTATTGTCAAGTTATTTGGGTGTTTGGTAGACTATTTCTACCTTCGCTGACAATCATTCTGCTAATGTATATGGATTTGGCCTCATACATTTGCTGACTCATTGTATAATATACTAGAGGCACAAAAATCTAATTATGGCTCATATGAGGCATGTTATGACTAATGTATAATTTGACAAATGTAATATTAATAtttcgggggaaaaaaaaatgtacaatgtacaatttACACTGGGCAGCTCCACTGAAACCCATTACTTCTTTGACGTGCCTGCGGTCACCATCtagctgcagtaggcctaccacctgGACATCTTCATTCGGATTTATTTGACGGAATTCTTTTAACAATAAGAGCTtttcataaataaaatatattggCCATTACATCATAAGGTGACACTATACAGTGTAAGTTAGTAGTAATGTGCTGAGTTGTGTTTTATCTTTTACAGAGTATCCACCAACACTGCGGTAAAACTTCAAGAACTAGGTATACTCTAATTTCATGTCACTTAAAAAGTAGATGGTTACATTGCCTATACTTACTACACTGCCATGCTATTGATTTACTTGGTGACCACTTCATTTCAAGATTGTGAAATTATTCATACATTAATCAAATTGTTATGCATTTGTCATATGTCCATTGCACCACATCAAACTAATAACAATATTACACCAATGTCCATGTTATGGTAATTCAATTCAATACAATTACATTGTTTTGAAGATTTTTAAGTCATATCATGGCAATCTGTGGAACCCTTTAAATGATCAAAAATGTGTTCGTAAAAGAAAAAACTTCAGGTGTCaggttcagattttttttttatcacacatgtCATTTCAGTGGCTCTGTTGCAATCCCACTGCACTTGGCAAACATGTTTAAATCAGAGATGATTGATAAGGTAGAGGTGGGTCATAAGGAGTTCCTTCCGGAATCCATGTGACGTAAGGTTTTAAgctgcaatcctatggcagccatgcccctttagggtTATCGGATTTCATGGAAAGCCATTTAAAAGATCAGGCTGGATCCCACTTTAAGGAAGAAAagtccgcactcacaaactgcgtctcattatttatttatattaccaccatgtccaaaaagcaaacacgtttcggctatcaagccttaatcagtgcgtggtaccaccgcactgatgaaggcttgatagccgaaacgcgttcgcgcacccaaagactttcgtttttccaagaagttgggcgcgtcctttgccaaaacttgatcccactttgttgcattgatgGCACCTGATATGATTTATCatggttaccatattgaaaatctttgtttAAACACACAGTTAAAATCTTAGTTTTTTTCCCACAGGGACTCCTCTTGATGCTGTGATACTGGAGGGGGCCTTCTCACGTGTTCCCAAAGCGCAGGCAGGAATGCAGCATCCGTTTGCCTGGGTAGGCTTCAAAACACACAGGATACACTACAACagatttaaaggagaattcctgctaATTTAAACATGCAGGTGTTTTGGTCTCGCTACCTTTGACCTGTTGGTACCCGACGACGCAATACTTTTGTTTGTCAGCCCCTTCCAAAATCCTGGCCattccaataggcctacatgctacaAATACCATTCCAAAAAGTTACTGCTGAGTTGTCATGTGTCTGCTGATGTTCCATAGCTTTTGAGATGATATTTGGAGTaggaatcgactttaatcgatgaatgcgttaatcg encodes:
- the LOC134469239 gene encoding lysophosphatidylserine lipase ABHD12-like isoform X1, which gives rise to MQPNKMRKRSGRGQKASKVVSATSHDVSTERQPSWFGRCARIFAKLVGALCVFYYFMVPVAVRLYPGVLSHPSLSYVAPYLTDVSRPLDFALNHTINFRLSPEKGISLGVWLTVQDSLSQEAQGKDLEWYQQTIGNGAPVFIYLHGNTGNRGAKHRVGVVNVLSAAGFHVLAADYRGFGDSTGEPTEAGLTTDAVHLYQWVKAHSGNSLVIMWGHSLGTGVSTNTAVKLQELGTPLDAVILEGAFSRVPKAQAGMQHPFAWFYFRFPYFEYFFLDPMSKNKLTFPSAENVRKMRTPLLILHSEDDHLCPPFMAQELYEIARSSVDSEEHVKLVLFEGVHGYLHNGLYRDARLPGILKEFVSSINA